In Paenacidovorax monticola, the genomic window CATTGCTCGTCTGGGTCCCCGAGCTCGACACCGGTATCGACGAAATCGACAGGCAGCACCGCCGCATCGTCGATTACATCAACAAGCTCTATGAACTGCGCACCTCGCACGACCGCGAGGGCCTGGGCGAAGTGATCGGCGAGATGGTGGACTACACCGTTTCGCACTTCGTCTTCGAGGAAAGCCTCATGGAAAGCGCGGGCTACCTGTTCTCGGGCCCGCACAAGAAGGTGCACGAGCTGTTCACGCGCCGCGTGGCCGAGATGCAGTCACGCTTCGAGGCCGGCGAGGACGTGACGACCGAGCTGCACGGCATGCTCTCGCGCTGGCTGTTCAACCACATCCGCAACGAGGACCACGGCTACGTGGATTCGGCCAAGGCCTATCTGCGCATGGCACGCGAGGCCAGCCCTGCGGCCGAGAAGGAGCGGCTCAAGGCCGAGGTGCTGCAGGAGCTGGAACAGCGCCGCATCAAGAAGAACTGGCTGGCGCGGCTGTTCGACCGCTGAGGCGCCCTCCTCCTTCCGGTTTTTCCATGAAAAACGGCCCCCGAGGGGGCCGCTTGCACGGGGGATGCGCGCCTCAGTCGCGCACCACCAGCACGGGCACATGCACCACGCCCAGCACGCGCTGCGTGACGCTGCCCAGCACGAGCTTTTCAAGGCCGCGGCGGCCGTGCGAGCCCATCACCACGAGGTCGGCCCCCGAACTCTTGAGCACGCGCTCGATGCCGTCGTGCACCGCATGGCCCTCGCCCACCACGGTATTGACCTTCACGCCAGCCTCCTCCAGCGCCTTCTTGGCGGTGTCGAGCGCCAGATTGGCCTCGGCCGTGGCAGCGCTCAGGTACTGGGCCTGGCCGTAGGCGAAATCGGCGCCCACGCCCGTGAAGGGATAGGGGTCGATCACATACAGCGCGGTGACGGCGCTGCCAAAGGCCTTGGCCAGGCCCGCGGCCTTGGCCACGGCCTTCATCGACGTTTCGGAGCCGTCCACGGGAACCAGAATGTGCTTGAACATGAGCTTTTCTCCTTCGTTGCAGTGGTAACCAGTGTGACCGCCCATGGGGGGCATTGTCTTGATTCGCGTCAAACCAGCGCGCGTTGTCCGGTTACTCCGCGCCCTGGAATGCCCCCTGGCGGCAGGTGACGACCAGGGTGTCGCGGCACCCGCCGGGGGCCGCGGGCTGGATGGGCGTGGTCTCGTGGATCATGCGCGCATCGTCCAGCAGCAGCACCGACCAGGGCTCGGTCAGCGTGAAGCGCTGGCCGTTCGGGCCCGTGGCCTCGAACACGCGCGTCTCACCACCCTTGACGCCTTCGCGCCCCACGAGGAACACGGCCACGAGGTCCACGCCGTCGCGGTGCGCGCCCTCGGGCGTGGGCCGGCCGATGCCGTCAGTGGTGTCGATGCGGAACTGGTGCGCCTCCAGGAACCAGGGCACGGGACCGCCGCCGGGCGCGAACACGGTGTCGGACACCTTCGCCAGTGCCGCCAGCAGGCGCTGCCACGCGGGCCGCGCCACGGTGGCATCGAGCATGGGTGCAAACCAGCGCTGCATGCCGCCGTGCAAGGCGTTGTACTCCACGGGCTGCCAGTGCGCGCGGTGGGGCACCTGGCACACGGCACCGCCTTCGACGACGAAGCACGAATGGCGGCGGCGGCGGTAGCGCCCGCCGTCCTTGAGGAAGTCGTCGGGGGGCAGGTCTTTCCAGTCCGCGTTGAGCGCTTCGAGCTCGGACAGGTCGGTGCCGATCCAGGCCGCGACGTCCTCGGGCCTGAGTACGGCGTATCCCACATCGCGCAGCGCCTGGGCCGCCTGTTCGGGGGTGGTGTAGGGAGGGGAGAAGGTGACGTGGGCCATAACCTGCTAGCTTAACGCCTGGGTGTTCTGGCCTGTATCGGTCC contains:
- a CDS encoding bacteriohemerythrin — encoded protein: MALLVWVPELDTGIDEIDRQHRRIVDYINKLYELRTSHDREGLGEVIGEMVDYTVSHFVFEESLMESAGYLFSGPHKKVHELFTRRVAEMQSRFEAGEDVTTELHGMLSRWLFNHIRNEDHGYVDSAKAYLRMAREASPAAEKERLKAEVLQELEQRRIKKNWLARLFDR
- a CDS encoding universal stress protein codes for the protein MFKHILVPVDGSETSMKAVAKAAGLAKAFGSAVTALYVIDPYPFTGVGADFAYGQAQYLSAATAEANLALDTAKKALEEAGVKVNTVVGEGHAVHDGIERVLKSSGADLVVMGSHGRRGLEKLVLGSVTQRVLGVVHVPVLVVRD
- a CDS encoding 2OG-Fe dioxygenase family protein, giving the protein MAHVTFSPPYTTPEQAAQALRDVGYAVLRPEDVAAWIGTDLSELEALNADWKDLPPDDFLKDGGRYRRRRHSCFVVEGGAVCQVPHRAHWQPVEYNALHGGMQRWFAPMLDATVARPAWQRLLAALAKVSDTVFAPGGGPVPWFLEAHQFRIDTTDGIGRPTPEGAHRDGVDLVAVFLVGREGVKGGETRVFEATGPNGQRFTLTEPWSVLLLDDARMIHETTPIQPAAPGGCRDTLVVTCRQGAFQGAE